The genomic segment ATGCCATCTGGTCGCATCGCTTTGTGGTAGCTGACGATGGCTATACACCGGTAGCAATTGCCAACAGTGATGTACGCATACATAATTACACCGTTAACCCGATTGATGCGAGCATCGGTGTGGTGGTACACGAGTTCGGTCACGAGTTGGGTCTGCTTGACGAGTACGATTTGAGCAATGGTAATATCGGCGAACCGGTTGCAAACTGGTCTGTGATGTCTAACGGAAACTGGTTGGGTACTCTGCGAGGCTCACAACCCGTGTCTTTTTCTCCTCGTAATCTGGAAAGATTACAAGTAAAGCTAGGCGGAAACTGGATAAATCAGAACGAGTTGCAGCTCGCTCAGTTGACGCAGACGAGGCAGGTAGAGCTGAATCACATTGGTGAACACTCCGGAGAAACAGATCAACTTAAGGTGAATTTACCTGCCTCTCTTGAATACATCGGCGAGCCAATTAACGGTTTGTACCAATATTACTCCGGTCAGGGGAACGCTAAGATAAACCGCGCTAGCTTAGAGGTGACCTTACCTGACACGGGCGAACTTCGTCTTAGCGCTATGGCTCGATTTGATATTGAAGAAGATTATGACTTTTTTCAGGTAAAGGTCAATGAGCAGCCTCTTGCCGGTAACATGACGAAAAAGCAACATCCAATCTACCCTTCTGTTTCTAATTATATTGATGGTCATAGTGGTGCAAATGAAGGCGGTTCAAACGGAAGTAAGATTGTCGAATTAACATACCCACTTACAGAGTATGCAGGTCAGTCGGTTACAGTGGAGCTCCTATATCAAACAGATAACGTTGAATATGGTTTTGGTGTTTTGCTGGATGATATCACTTTATATGCAGGAGAGAATGTACTCTCTGTAATTGATGCAGAATCTCCTGAGCAACTTAGCCTGGCTGGTTTTAGCAGAATAGCCAAATACAGGAAAGGGCTTGGGCAAGCATACTACATACAACTTAGGTCTCATCTTGGCATAGACGCGGGATTAAAAGGCGCTAGTTATGCACCCGGTGTGCTAGTTTGGTACGGCAATGAGAATGTTGAAAATAATTCAGTGTCTTTACACCCGGGCAAAGGGAAAATACTGGTAGTCGATACTGATCAGCTTATTATTCCAGGCGCAAATGGCGTGACGCCGGCTGCAACACGGATCCAATTGCGAGACGCGGCAATGAGAGTACAAGACCAACCTGCAGGTCTTGGCGATAATCGGTTACAAGCTGTGTCACTGTTCAAAGATAGTCAGGACTATAGTCACCCTCAGCAACCTCTGTCCGGGGTTATATTGCCAGATAACGGACTGTCGATTGAAGTACTCAGTGTCAGCGAAGATTATCGAAATGCCCAACTTCAGGTATCTGTAGATACAACGCCAAAAATCCAGGTAAAAGTGAATGGTCTGAGTGTCGGCTTTTCCGTTTCAGGTATGGTCCTCAATACGACCGATACCTTTGAATGGCAATTTGGAGATGGTAGCCGCAGTGGGCTGCTTGAACCAGAACACCAGTATCAGGGCCAGGGGGTGTATAAAGTAATGTTTACACGAACCAATGAAACAGGCGAAACTCAGTCGATTGAGCAACAAGTGGTGGTCACAGCACCACTCATGTTGATTGGTACGAATGTCGCTATCGATAAGGGCAATCTGGATGCCAGCGTTGAGTTTCAGGGAGGGGCTAATCCTGTCACTGCAATTTGGCAGCTTGGTGATGGTGCGGTAATGGAAGGTTATGATATTAAACATCAATATCGCTTGTCTGGTCGTTACTTAATTGTAGTAACATTGGAAGACGCTAATGGCAGCAAGGTAAGCAAATCGATAGAAAAGAGCATTGTGGTGCCACTGAGCGGAGCAATTGATGTAGTAAAAAATGGGTTAACGGTAGACTTTGCACTAAGCGCAGTAGGTGGATCAGGAAATTATGAAATTAGCTGGGCTTTTGGTGATGGTCAAACAGGGAGTGGCGCATCTGTAAGCCATAGTTATCAGAGTGCAGGTAACTACCAGGTGTCAGCAACCGCAGTAGATCTGAGCGATAAACAG from the Pseudoalteromonas sp. R3 genome contains:
- a CDS encoding immune inhibitor A domain-containing protein translates to MKFSLLVLLVLLAQPLQALQVDQQQLRYWLEKRAGRSLSDYEASQQISGYLSGLESFNVRVPFNGKRPSGSAYLRGYQGASGELVNSAKILAILVDFPDLPHDDNRLVQSDSDMFYPSYPVSHYEQLIFSEQGFKAPDGQVLNSANQYYQLASGGSFSLTGEVYGWITVSQNAQYYGQRVGVSRDINVATLVKEAVELAVSRYDINLSDYDLTDLNDMDGDGIINEPDGVVDHIMLFHSSIGEEAGGGVLGTDAIWSHRFVVADDGYTPVAIANSDVRIHNYTVNPIDASIGVVVHEFGHELGLLDEYDLSNGNIGEPVANWSVMSNGNWLGTLRGSQPVSFSPRNLERLQVKLGGNWINQNELQLAQLTQTRQVELNHIGEHSGETDQLKVNLPASLEYIGEPINGLYQYYSGQGNAKINRASLEVTLPDTGELRLSAMARFDIEEDYDFFQVKVNEQPLAGNMTKKQHPIYPSVSNYIDGHSGANEGGSNGSKIVELTYPLTEYAGQSVTVELLYQTDNVEYGFGVLLDDITLYAGENVLSVIDAESPEQLSLAGFSRIAKYRKGLGQAYYIQLRSHLGIDAGLKGASYAPGVLVWYGNENVENNSVSLHPGKGKILVVDTDQLIIPGANGVTPAATRIQLRDAAMRVQDQPAGLGDNRLQAVSLFKDSQDYSHPQQPLSGVILPDNGLSIEVLSVSEDYRNAQLQVSVDTTPKIQVKVNGLSVGFSVSGMVLNTTDTFEWQFGDGSRSGLLEPEHQYQGQGVYKVMFTRTNETGETQSIEQQVVVTAPLMLIGTNVAIDKGNLDASVEFQGGANPVTAIWQLGDGAVMEGYDIKHQYRLSGRYLIVVTLEDANGSKVSKSIEKSIVVPLSGAIDVVKNGLTVDFALSAVGGSGNYEISWAFGDGQTGSGASVSHSYQSAGNYQVSATAVDLSDKQQVVISAEVTLVETTTQEQGGAAGGLFALSILMFTMTVVRKRPA